In one window of Gossypium arboreum isolate Shixiya-1 chromosome 4, ASM2569848v2, whole genome shotgun sequence DNA:
- the LOC108462099 gene encoding putative germin-like protein 9-2, producing MYLGDYLKIAGMGIISCIHAILFVLMLSQVIHGSKIDLKLDCVIPPNITTDDANFFTHTAFRVLIGADPPTAFEFMKVSEAEFPALDDQGVSYAVLQFPPCSLNPSHRHPHAAELLFLLIGSLKVGFVDANDVLHTQTLQTGDLFIFPVGVVHYQYNYGQDLAFAISAFGSANVRTIPTPGLSKRLPSLPRLMHRMLRR from the coding sequence ATGTACCTAGGAGATTATCTGAAAATTGCAGGTATGGGTATCATATCATGCATTCATGCCATTTTATTTGTACTAATGCTTTCCCAGGTGATACATGGTAGTAAGATAGACCTTAAGCTTGACTGTGTGATCCCTCCAAATATCACCACCGATGATGCAAACTTCTTCACACACACTGCCTTTCGTGTCCTGATCGGGGCCGATCCACCGACAGCTTTTGAGTTTATGAAAGTGAGCGAGGCagaatttccagccttagatgaTCAGGGTGTTTCTTATGCTGTTCTGCAATTCCCTCCATGCTCCTTAAATCCGTCCCATCGCCATCCTCATGCCGCCGAGCTTCTTTTTCTTCTTATAGGCTCTCTTAAAGTCGGATTTGTAGATGCAAATGATGTGTTACATACTCAGACACTTCAAACTGGAGATCTTTTTATTTTCCCCGTGGGAGTTGTCCATTATCAATACAACTATGGGCAGGACTTGGCTTTCGCGATTTCCGCCTTTGGGAGTGCAAATGTTCGAACCATACCTACTCCAGGTCTGTCGAAAAGATTACCAAGTCTTCCAAGATTGATGCATCGAATGTTGAGAAGATGA